In a genomic window of Virgibacillus sp. SK37:
- a CDS encoding catalase yields the protein MSDRRKVNEKSKNEQLDEFRAEDHGKKMTTNQGLRVSEDEFSLKAGERGPTLMEDFHFREKMTHFDHERIPERVVHARGYAAHGEFELYESMKEYTRAKFLQEPGSKTPVFVRFSTVAGSKGSGELARDVRGFATKFYTEEGNYDLVGNNIPVFFIQDAIKFPDLVHAVKPEPHNGIPQAASAHDTFWDFVANNQESAHMIMWHMSDRTIPRSFRMMEGFGVHTFRFVNEEGKGYFVKFHWKPTLGVHSTVWDEAQKINGKNPDFHRADLYESIENGDYPEFELGVQIVDESEEFNFDFDILDPTKIWPEEDVPVKIIGKMTLNRNVDNVFAETEQVAFHPGNVVPGIDFTNDPLLQGRLFSYTDTQLIRLGGPNFHELPINRPVCPFHNNQRDGYGRQTINRGQVSYHNNSLANNTPETSSAEEGGYVHYQEKVDGRKIQARSESFKDHFSQAILFWNSMTDVEKDHIIQAFSFELGKVSNQSVQQQVVDMFANVNLAMAQEVAENIGVDKPEQISNKASEITKTSPALSQENTRKKPDTRKIAVILGDGFNDKDVKQVIEGLKEQKTEPEIVSSKLGTIKGNEGQELEVDQTFTTADPVLYDAVYVIGGNNLQDAFWKNTTYYVNEAYNHFKPIGATHEGIQCLENNSLTDKPGVITEPNLNSFVTRFTEAVSEHRFWNR from the coding sequence ATGAGTGATCGACGTAAAGTAAATGAAAAAAGTAAAAATGAACAATTAGATGAATTCCGAGCAGAAGATCATGGTAAAAAGATGACTACAAACCAAGGACTAAGAGTTTCCGAAGATGAATTTTCATTAAAAGCTGGGGAACGTGGTCCAACATTAATGGAAGACTTCCACTTTCGGGAAAAAATGACACACTTCGACCATGAACGTATTCCTGAACGTGTCGTACATGCTAGAGGATACGCCGCTCATGGAGAATTTGAACTATATGAATCGATGAAAGAATATACAAGAGCAAAATTCTTACAAGAACCAGGCTCAAAAACCCCTGTTTTTGTGCGTTTTTCTACGGTTGCAGGCTCCAAAGGATCTGGTGAACTAGCACGCGATGTAAGAGGTTTTGCTACAAAGTTTTATACGGAAGAAGGTAACTATGATTTAGTTGGTAATAATATACCGGTGTTCTTTATTCAGGATGCTATTAAATTTCCAGATTTAGTACATGCAGTGAAGCCGGAGCCACATAATGGAATCCCTCAAGCAGCATCAGCACATGATACATTTTGGGATTTTGTTGCAAATAACCAGGAATCAGCCCATATGATTATGTGGCATATGTCAGATAGAACGATTCCAAGAAGCTTTCGAATGATGGAAGGGTTTGGCGTACATACCTTTCGTTTTGTAAATGAAGAAGGTAAAGGATACTTTGTTAAATTTCACTGGAAGCCTACATTAGGAGTGCATTCTACGGTATGGGATGAAGCACAAAAGATAAATGGTAAGAACCCTGATTTTCATCGAGCAGATTTATATGAATCTATTGAAAATGGGGACTACCCTGAGTTTGAATTAGGTGTACAAATTGTTGATGAATCAGAGGAGTTCAACTTTGATTTTGATATACTAGACCCTACTAAAATTTGGCCAGAAGAAGATGTTCCAGTAAAAATTATTGGGAAGATGACTCTTAACCGAAATGTAGATAATGTATTTGCTGAGACGGAACAGGTTGCTTTTCATCCTGGAAATGTTGTTCCTGGGATTGATTTTACAAATGATCCTTTACTACAGGGAAGGTTATTCTCTTATACAGATACACAACTAATACGTTTAGGCGGTCCAAACTTTCATGAATTACCAATAAATCGACCAGTGTGCCCTTTCCACAATAATCAACGGGATGGATATGGCAGACAAACGATTAATAGGGGACAAGTAAGCTATCATAATAATTCACTTGCAAACAATACACCTGAAACCTCTTCAGCTGAAGAAGGTGGATATGTTCATTACCAGGAAAAGGTAGATGGCAGAAAAATACAGGCACGTAGTGAAAGCTTTAAGGATCATTTCTCTCAAGCTATTTTATTTTGGAACAGTATGACAGATGTGGAGAAAGACCATATTATTCAAGCATTTAGCTTTGAACTCGGTAAAGTATCAAATCAGTCAGTACAGCAGCAGGTTGTAGATATGTTTGCTAATGTGAATCTGGCTATGGCTCAAGAAGTAGCTGAAAATATTGGAGTAGATAAGCCAGAACAAATATCTAATAAAGCGAGTGAAATTACCAAAACGTCTCCAGCTTTAAGCCAGGAAAACACACGCAAAAAACCAGACACCAGGAAAATTGCTGTTATTCTTGGGGATGGTTTCAACGATAAAGATGTGAAGCAGGTTATAGAAGGTTTGAAGGAACAAAAAACAGAGCCGGAAATTGTGAGTAGTAAATTAGGCACGATTAAGGGAAATGAAGGTCAAGAGCTAGAGGTCGATCAGACGTTTACTACCGCGGATCCGGTGCTATATGATGCAGTATATGTAATAGGTGGTAATAATCTTCAGGATGCGTTTTGGAAAAACACCACATATTACGTTAATGAAGCCTATAATCACTTCAAACCAATTGGAGCGACACATGAAGGAATTCAATGTCTTGAGAACAACTCTCTTACAGATAAGCCTGGTGTAATTACAGAGCCTAATTTAAATAGCTTTGTCACCAGATTTACAGAAGCAGTAAGTGAACATCGTTTCTGGAACCGTTAA